The Mesorhizobium sp. B2-8-5 genome segment TGCCGTTCGTCGACGTGCTCACCACCATGCTCGACGCCAGCCTGCCGCTGACGCCGCCGGAATGGCCGGAATGGGGCAACCCGATCGCGTCAGCCGCCGACTACGCTACGATCGCGGCCTATTCGCCCTACGACAATGTGGCGGCGCACGACTACCCGCCGATCCTGGCGCTGGCGGGCCTGACCGATCCGCGCGTCACCTATTGGGAGCCGGCGAAATGGGTGGCGCGGCTGCGCGACCGCAAGGCAGGCGGCAATCCGGTGCTGTTCAAGATCAACATGGAGTCCGGCCATGCCGGCGCGTCGGGCCGCTTCTCGCGGCTGGAGGAGATCGCATACATTTACGCCTATGCCTTGAAAGTGACCGGCAAGACCTGATTTTCCGCTCGCAATTGGCAAGGGCGCGCGCTACCCAGTGCCGCCCTTTTTCGACCTAGCCTCTCCCGGCCGCGACCATTCACCCGCAAGGATCCTCATGCTCCTCGTCGACACGTATCTCGACAAATCCGCCATTCAGGGCATCGGCGTCTTCGCCAGGGGCCACATCGCCAAGGGCACGCTGGTCTGGAAGCTCGACCCAAGGTTCGACCGCCGGATCCCGGTCGACACCTACGAGGCCCAGATCGGCCCGGTGAAATCCTATCTCGACCGCTATTCCTATCCGGACCGGCACGATCCGAGCTTCATCGTCTTCGAGGCTGACGACGCACGCTACATGAACCACGACGACGACCCGAACTGCGACGTCTCCTCGCCCGAGGAGACCTACGCGCTACGCGACATCGCGCCAGGCGAAGAACTGACCTGCAACTACAACCACTTCTTCGAAGGCGGCTTCGATTTTCTGGGCGACCGCCACCTGTAAAGGTTAGCTCGCCGGCTTGCGCGCCGGATAGCCGTTGGGATGCGGCGGGACGGCCTTGAGATAGGCGGCGATCGCCGCGCGGTCGTCGGCGGTCAGTTGCGCCATGTTGCGCTGCACATCGACCATGGCGCCGCCGACGGAATCGAAATCGGGCGTGAAGCCGGTCTCGAGGTAATTGGCGATGTCGGCCTCGGACCAGTCCTTGATGCTCTTCCCGTCGGGCGTGATGTTGGGCACGACGCCCGAGCCTTCGGCCGCCACGGCGCCTGCCAGCCACTCGCCTTTCCTGACGCCGCCGGCAAAATCGCGCGGCGTGTGGCATTCGCCGCAATGGCCGGGTCCCTCGACCAGGTAGCGACCGGCCAGCACCTTGTCCGGCGTGCCCTCTGGCAGCACGATCACCGGTTCGGGGCTGAGATAGACAAGCTTCCACAGGCCAATGCCGCGACGGATGGTGAAGGGGAAGGAAAGCCTGTGATCGGGCGCCTTGCCGGCAACCGCCGGCAGCGTCTTCATGAAGGCGTAGAGGTCGGCGATGTCGGCCGGCTTCATGCGCGCGTAGGAGGCGTAGGGAAAGGCCGGGTAGAAATGCTCGCCCGAGGGCGAGACGCCCTTCAGCATGGCGTTGGCGAAGTCCTCCTCGCTCCAGGCACCGATGCCGTCCTTCTGGTCCTGCGAGATGTTGGGCGGAACGAAGGTGCCGAACGGCGTCTTGAGTTCCAGACCGCCGACGAGTTCGAGACGGGCGTCGCCCTGGGCGCCCGGCTTGGCGTGGCAGGAGGTGCAGCCCCCCGCGTAGAAGATGCGCTTGCCCTTGGCGGCGTCGCCGGGGCCGAGCTCAGCGACGGTCGCGGCGTCAAGCCTGGCCGGCGCCGACAGGACCCAGCCGGCGGCAGCCGCGGCGCCGCCAAGCACGATGACGGCGCCGACAAGCTTCTTCAGCCAGGCCATTTAGGCGATCAGCTCTTCTTGATCCGGTAGGTCTGGTGGCAGGTGCCGCAATCGCCGCCCAGCGTGTTGAGTTGCGCCTTCAGCGCGTCGACATCGGCCGGCGGGGAAGCGACCGCGGCCTTGGCGTCGGCCAGGAACTTGTCCCCGGCCGCCTTGAAGCCCGCCATGTCTTCCCAGATCTTCGGCGCGGCCGTGGTGTCGCCCTTGTCGGAGCCGGCCGGGAACAGCTTGTCGGCGTCGAACTTCTCGGCATTGGCCTCCAGGGCCTGCAATGCCGTCAGCACCGCGGCGGCGTCAAAAGGCTCCTCGCCCTTGACGACCTTCGAGATCTGCCCGGCGAGCTTGCCGCGTTCCTTCATCAGGGCCTGGCGATCCTTGATCGGATCGGCATAAGCGGCCGAACCGGCGAAGGCGAGCAAAGAGATGGCGATGACAAGCTTTCTCATTCAATTGGCTCCACGGTGAAGGAAGAGGGTACGCGACTGAGGCATTTCACCGTTCAAGGTGAAATGCTCTATCTCCTGGTTGGGGCAATTCCGGACGGAAAATCGTTCCACACTTCTCCTGGAATTGCTCTGGACGTTAACGGGCGTGGCGGTGGGATTATTCCCCGTCGCCGTGACGATTTTGCCGGATTTCTCTACCGAAAAAGAAAAGCCCCGGCGAACCGGGGCTTCTCATCAAAATCTTTTAGCCTTTGGCCTTTTCATAAAGCTCCAGGACGTGGTCCCAGTTGATCAGACTGTCGACGAAGGCTTCGAGATATTTCGGCCGCGCGTTGCGGTAGTCGATGTAGTAGGAGTGCTCCCACACGTCGACGCCGAGGATCGGCGAGCCGCCATGGACCAGCGGGTTCTCGCCGTTCGGGGTCTTGGAGATTTCCAGCTTGCCGTTCTTGACCGAAACCCAGGCCCAGCCGGAGCCGAACTGGGTGGTGCCGGCGGCGATGAAATCCGCCTTGAACTTGTCGTAGCCGCCGAGATCGCTGTCGACCGCCTTCTGCAGCGCGCCCGGCAGCTTGTTGCCGCCGCCGCCCTTCTTCATCCACTTCCAGAAATGGATGTGGTTGTAATGCTGGGCCGCGTTGTTGAAGAGCCCGGCATTCTTGCCGAAGGACTGCTTCACGGCCTCTTCGACCGACAGGTCGCCCATTCCGGCCTCGGCCGCCAGCTTGTTGCCGTTGTCGACATAGGCCTTGTGGTGCTTGTCGTGGTGATACTCCAGCGTCTCCTTCGACATGTAAGGCTGCAGGGCCTCGTAGTCGTAAGGCAAAGCGGGCAACTCAAAAGCCATGGATGGTACTCCCTCGAGGAAAAAGTCCGGTGATATTACCGAGCTAAGATAGGTCTGGAATGGGTTGGGGCAACTCCAGAATGGAGCGCCGAGCGACTTTTTAGAGCAATTCCGGGAAAAGTGCGAAACGGTTTTCCGCCCGGAATTGCGCAAAAATGACGAGGCGGAGCTGTTCGCCGTTTGGGGGAAACGGTGAAACGCTCCGGCGGCTCAGACGGCGGACGTCGAATGCGCCCATTCCCAATAGAGCTCGCGCGCCTTCTTGGCGACCGGTCCGGGCTGCAGGTCGCGGTTTTCGATGCGGGTGATGGGCACCACTTTCGAGTGGTTGCCGGTCGAGAAGATCTCGTCGGCCTCAAGGAAATCGCGAACCGACAGCGTCTTTTCGGTGGTCGTGAAACCGTAGTCGCCGAGCAGGTTGATGGTGCGCGAGCGGGTGATGCCGGAGAGGAACGTGCCGTTCGGGGCCGGCGTCATCACGTGGCCATCCTTGACCAGGAAGATGTTGGAGGTTCCGGTCTCGGCGACATTGCCCAGCATATCGAGCACCAGCGCGTTGTCGAAGCCGCGGTTCTTGGCCTCCAGGATGGCGCGACCGTTGTTGGGGTAAAGGCAGCCGGCCTTGGCGTTGGTCGGCATGGTCTCGATGGTCGGGCGCCGGAACGGCGAGACACCGACCGAAAAGCCGGATGGCGGGATCATCGGCGATTCGTAGAGGCAAAGACAGAAGCGGGTCGAGGCCGGATCGGCCGGCACGCCCATATAGCCGCCATGCTCGGCCCAATACATCGGCCTGATATAGACCGCCGTCTTGCCGTCGAATTTCTTCAGGCCATCCCAGGTCAGGCCGACGATCTCCTCGGCGGTCATGGAGGGTTTCAGGCCAAGCGCCGTCGCCGAGGCGTTGACGCGGGCGGAATGAAGCTCGAGGTCGGGCGCCACGCCCTCGAACCAGCGGCCGCCGTCGAAGACGCTGGTGCCCAGCCACATGGCGTGGCTGCGCGGCCCGAGAATGGCGACGTTGCCCTCGTACCAGTCGCCGTCCACATAGGTCCAAGTCGCGGTTTGCGCCGCCGCCGCCAATGTCATGTTCGCCGTCCAAATGAGTGATTTCAGGCCGCCATAGGACGATGCTTTGACGGTTGGCGTCAACCGACATGGCCAAAAATCGTTGAGGCCAGCCATACTTACAGAGCGTCGCCCGAAGCGGATCGGACAACGCCCGGTAAGTTCTTTTGTTTGATGCATGTCGGTTTCCCAACCGCGACACACTTTTGGGCGACATGCATTATTTGTTTGATGCATGTCGGTTTCCCAAAACCGCGACACACTTTTGGGCGACATGCATTAAAAGCGCAATCAGCGCTTGCACGGGGCGCATCCTCGCCTCAAAACTCTCGTTATGCATCATGCGGCCTATGTCTTCGACGCCTATGGCACGTTGTTCGACGTGCACGCCGCCGTGCGCCGGCATGCTGGCGAGATCGGGCCGAACGGCCAGCTTCTCTCCGAAATCTGGCGCGCCAAGCAGCTCGAATATTCCTGGGTCAGGACGCTGATGGGCTCATACGCCGACTTCTGGCAGCTGACCGAGCAGGCGCTGGATTTCGCTTTGCGCAAGGTGCCCTCGGCCGATCCGGCGCTGCGGACGAAACTGCTCGAAGCTTATTGGCGGCTCGACTGCTATCCGGAAGTGCCCGCCGTGCTGAAAGCGCTCAAGGCCTCGGGCGCGAAGCTCGCGATCCTCTCCAACGGCTCGCCCGAAATGCTCGACGCGGCGGTCAAGTCCGCGGCGCTCGACCAGATCCTCGACGACGTGTTTTCGGTCGACCAGGTCAAACGCTTCAAGACCGACCCGTCGGTCTACGACCTGGTGGTCACTGGCTGGCGGCTCTATCCGGGCGCGGTGTCGTTCCAGTCGTCGAACCGCTGGGACATCGCCGGCGCGACCAAGTTCGGTTTCCGTACGGTCTGGATCAACCGGACCGACCAGCCGGATGAATACCGCGACTTTCAGCCGGGCTTGATCCTGCCTTCGCTCGAAGGTCTCCTGGCAGGCGCCTGAGACCTCTGTTGCTGCAGCGCAACAGCTGTGGCGCGGTCACAGCTTCGCCTTTTTCTGTCCACCCTCAGGCCAGAATTGGAACCGCCTATCGCCGCCGACTGTTATGAATGCCGTCGGCGACGTGCCCGCGGATTCATGCTTTCTTGCGAATTAAGACCTAGAAAAGGCAACCATGTCAGACGCTTCCTTCCGCCTCAGCCGCCGTGGCTTCCTCAATTTCACAGCCCTTGGCGCTGCTTCGGCCGCCGTGTCCGCGTGCACCACCACCGGTCCGGGCCCCGCTCCCATCCAGCCGCCACCGCCGGCCTATGTCGAGCCGCCCCTCGGCGATTACGAGACGATGTATGGCGCGATGTCGGACAATGGCTTCGACCTGCCGGCCATCCCGGTCAACAAGATCGATCACAAATTCTTGCGCCAGATCGTCCCCGATCCGACCGGACAGCGCCCGGGCACCATCGTCGTCGATACCACCGGCCACTTTCTCTATCTGGTGCGCGAGGGCGGTCAGGCGATCCGCTACGGCGTCGGCCTCGGCCGCGCCGGCTTCGAATGGTCGGGCGACGCCGTCGTGCAGTGGAAGCAGAAGTGGCCGAAATGGACGCCGCCGGACGAGATGGTCGCCCGCCAGCCGGAACTGACCCAATACAGCGCCAAGAATGGCGGCATGCTGGGCGGCCTGAAGAACCCGCTCGGGGCGCGTGCGCTTTATCTGTTCCAAGGCAACCAGGACACGCTCTACCGCCTGCACGGCTCGCCCGAATGGTGGTCGATCGGCAAGTCGGTATCGTCAGGCTGCGTGCGCCTGATCAACCAGGACATCATCGACCTCTACGACCGCGTGCCGACCAAGACGCCGGTCATCGTGACGGCCAATATCGGCGCGCCGGAAGAGGACATGCCGGAGCGCAAGGCGATCCCGATCGACAACGGGGTGCCGACGGGCTCGATCCTGCTCGGTCCGGTGAAGAAACTTACCAACGAGATTTTCTAAGCGGTTGGTTCGTCAGCGGTGCTCGGCCAATATGGTGGCCAGCACGGCAACGCCGCGCCGCAACGCATCCGCATCGAGCCCGGCATAGCCAAGAATGAAGCCGGCCGTTTCCGGACGCGGCCCGCCCGGATCATAGAGTGGCGACACCGCATAAACGCCGATACCGGCGGTGCGCGCCGCAGCGATGATCGCCGCTTCGCGTCCAGCATCGATACCGTTCATCCAAGCAACGACATGCAGGCCAGTCTCGGCCCCGGCGACGGTAACCCGCGACCCCAGATGTTCAGTCAAAGCCTGCAGCAGGATGCCCCTGCGCTCGGCGTTCTTCCTGCGAATGCTGCGCACGTGGCGCTCGTAGGCGCCGCTCGCCAGCAACTCGGCCAGCACGTCCTGTTCCAGCATCGGAGCATGCCGGTCGGTCAGGCGCTTGGCCTCGCCGAACGCCCGGCGCAGGCTGGCGGGGACGACGAGATAGCCGAGCCTCAAGGTCGGCGAGAGCGTCTTGGACAGCGTTCCGACATAGATGACGCTATCCGCGTCGAGGGCCTGCAGAGGCGGGATCGGGCTGATGTCGTGACGGTATTCGCCGTCATAATCGTCTTCCACAATATAGGCCCCTGTGCCGGCGGCCCAGGCCAGCAGCGAACGCCGCCGCGTCGCCGAAAGCACGCCACCGAGCGGAAACTGGTGCGAAGGCGTCACATAGGCGAGACGGGCCGGCGGCAGCGTATCCGTCCTTAGCCCTTCCGCGTCGACGGCAACGGGCACGGCGACGCCTCCGGCCGCCACGAAGGCGTGGCGTGCCAGCGGATAGCCGGGGTTCTCGATCACAAAGGGGTCACCGGGGTCGAGCAGCAGCCGCGCGCAGAGGTCCAACCCCTGCTGCGAGCCGTTGACGATGACGATCTGGTCCGGCGTGCAACTGATGCCGCGAGCCCGCCAGAGATAGGCCTGAAGCGCGTTGCGCAGAACGGAAGACCCCTGAGGATCGCCATAGCGCAGCCGCGCGGCGCGCCGCAGGATCGCCTTGTTCGACGCGCGCCGCCAGGCCAGCACCGGGAAGTCCGCACCGGACAACTCGCCATAGCGGAAATCCGCGAGCTTGGCTGGTTGCCCTTCCGTAGGCGCAGGCAAGGCCAGCAACCGTCGTGCGAATGCCGAGAGGTTGCGTGGCGAAGCGGCTGCGATGGGCGCCTCTCCCGACGCCCTCTCCAACCCCGGAGCAACGATGGCGCGCGCACCATGCCGGATGATCAGATAGCCTTCGGCGTCGAGCTGATTGTAAGCGGCCGTCACCGTGGTTCGCGAGGCGCCCCACTCGGTCGCAAAAGCCCGCGTCGACGGAAGGCGATCGCCTGGCCGATAGGCGCCGCTGTGGATCTGCTCCTTGATCGCCGCGATGATCCGCCGCGCGACGCCGTCCTGCTCCGACTGGACCACCAAAAACCTTCAAAACTGGATATTCCAAGCAAGCCAGACATCCGGCATCTTTTCTTGGAACGCAAGGAGTTTTGCCATGTACACACCGCCCGCCTTTCGCGACGACGATCATGAGAGCCTCACCGCCACGATCCGCGCCGCGCGGCTGGCAATCCTGGTCACCGCCACGGCCGATGGCCCGCTGGCGACGCCTCTGCCGCTTTTCCTCGATGAGAACGAGGGCGAGCACGGCGTGATCTACGGCCATGTCGCAAAGGCAAACCCGCAATGGCGCATGCCACCACTGGGCGACGGCCTGGCGATGTTCATGGGCCCGGACGCCTATGTGACGCCGGCCTGGTATCAGACCAAGCAGGAGACCGGGAAGGTGGTGCCGACCTGGAACTATGTCGCCGTCCACGCCCATGGGCCGATCGAGTTCTTCGAGGATGCCGACAGGCTGCTCGAGGTGGTGACCCGCCTGACCAACCTGCATGAGGGCGAGCGCGCAGCACCCTGGGCCGTGTCGGACGCACCGGCGGATTTCATCAAGTCGCAGCTGAAGGGCATTGTCGGCCTGCGCATGCCGATTACGAAGCTCGAAGGCAAGCGCAAGATGAGCCAGAACC includes the following:
- a CDS encoding SET domain-containing protein, whose amino-acid sequence is MLLVDTYLDKSAIQGIGVFARGHIAKGTLVWKLDPRFDRRIPVDTYEAQIGPVKSYLDRYSYPDRHDPSFIVFEADDARYMNHDDDPNCDVSSPEETYALRDIAPGEELTCNYNHFFEGGFDFLGDRHL
- a CDS encoding cytochrome c; protein product: MAWLKKLVGAVIVLGGAAAAAGWVLSAPARLDAATVAELGPGDAAKGKRIFYAGGCTSCHAKPGAQGDARLELVGGLELKTPFGTFVPPNISQDQKDGIGAWSEEDFANAMLKGVSPSGEHFYPAFPYASYARMKPADIADLYAFMKTLPAVAGKAPDHRLSFPFTIRRGIGLWKLVYLSPEPVIVLPEGTPDKVLAGRYLVEGPGHCGECHTPRDFAGGVRKGEWLAGAVAAEGSGVVPNITPDGKSIKDWSEADIANYLETGFTPDFDSVGGAMVDVQRNMAQLTADDRAAIAAYLKAVPPHPNGYPARKPAS
- a CDS encoding c-type cytochrome gives rise to the protein MRKLVIAISLLAFAGSAAYADPIKDRQALMKERGKLAGQISKVVKGEEPFDAAAVLTALQALEANAEKFDADKLFPAGSDKGDTTAAPKIWEDMAGFKAAGDKFLADAKAAVASPPADVDALKAQLNTLGGDCGTCHQTYRIKKS
- a CDS encoding superoxide dismutase encodes the protein MAFELPALPYDYEALQPYMSKETLEYHHDKHHKAYVDNGNKLAAEAGMGDLSVEEAVKQSFGKNAGLFNNAAQHYNHIHFWKWMKKGGGGNKLPGALQKAVDSDLGGYDKFKADFIAAGTTQFGSGWAWVSVKNGKLEISKTPNGENPLVHGGSPILGVDVWEHSYYIDYRNARPKYLEAFVDSLINWDHVLELYEKAKG
- a CDS encoding branched-chain amino acid aminotransferase, which produces MTLAAAAQTATWTYVDGDWYEGNVAILGPRSHAMWLGTSVFDGGRWFEGVAPDLELHSARVNASATALGLKPSMTAEEIVGLTWDGLKKFDGKTAVYIRPMYWAEHGGYMGVPADPASTRFCLCLYESPMIPPSGFSVGVSPFRRPTIETMPTNAKAGCLYPNNGRAILEAKNRGFDNALVLDMLGNVAETGTSNIFLVKDGHVMTPAPNGTFLSGITRSRTINLLGDYGFTTTEKTLSVRDFLEADEIFSTGNHSKVVPITRIENRDLQPGPVAKKARELYWEWAHSTSAV
- a CDS encoding haloacid dehalogenase type II encodes the protein MHHAAYVFDAYGTLFDVHAAVRRHAGEIGPNGQLLSEIWRAKQLEYSWVRTLMGSYADFWQLTEQALDFALRKVPSADPALRTKLLEAYWRLDCYPEVPAVLKALKASGAKLAILSNGSPEMLDAAVKSAALDQILDDVFSVDQVKRFKTDPSVYDLVVTGWRLYPGAVSFQSSNRWDIAGATKFGFRTVWINRTDQPDEYRDFQPGLILPSLEGLLAGA
- a CDS encoding L,D-transpeptidase — protein: MSDASFRLSRRGFLNFTALGAASAAVSACTTTGPGPAPIQPPPPAYVEPPLGDYETMYGAMSDNGFDLPAIPVNKIDHKFLRQIVPDPTGQRPGTIVVDTTGHFLYLVREGGQAIRYGVGLGRAGFEWSGDAVVQWKQKWPKWTPPDEMVARQPELTQYSAKNGGMLGGLKNPLGARALYLFQGNQDTLYRLHGSPEWWSIGKSVSSGCVRLINQDIIDLYDRVPTKTPVIVTANIGAPEEDMPERKAIPIDNGVPTGSILLGPVKKLTNEIF
- a CDS encoding PLP-dependent aminotransferase family protein; protein product: MVQSEQDGVARRIIAAIKEQIHSGAYRPGDRLPSTRAFATEWGASRTTVTAAYNQLDAEGYLIIRHGARAIVAPGLERASGEAPIAAASPRNLSAFARRLLALPAPTEGQPAKLADFRYGELSGADFPVLAWRRASNKAILRRAARLRYGDPQGSSVLRNALQAYLWRARGISCTPDQIVIVNGSQQGLDLCARLLLDPGDPFVIENPGYPLARHAFVAAGGVAVPVAVDAEGLRTDTLPPARLAYVTPSHQFPLGGVLSATRRRSLLAWAAGTGAYIVEDDYDGEYRHDISPIPPLQALDADSVIYVGTLSKTLSPTLRLGYLVVPASLRRAFGEAKRLTDRHAPMLEQDVLAELLASGAYERHVRSIRRKNAERRGILLQALTEHLGSRVTVAGAETGLHVVAWMNGIDAGREAAIIAAARTAGIGVYAVSPLYDPGGPRPETAGFILGYAGLDADALRRGVAVLATILAEHR
- a CDS encoding FMN-binding negative transcriptional regulator, which gives rise to MYTPPAFRDDDHESLTATIRAARLAILVTATADGPLATPLPLFLDENEGEHGVIYGHVAKANPQWRMPPLGDGLAMFMGPDAYVTPAWYQTKQETGKVVPTWNYVAVHAHGPIEFFEDADRLLEVVTRLTNLHEGERAAPWAVSDAPADFIKSQLKGIVGLRMPITKLEGKRKMSQNRNAADRAGVVSGLSSSERPSDRAVAPLIPV